The genomic region AATAATTTCTTTAGCATTAGCGTAATAACTGAAAGAACATTCTTTGAATGTCTGACTGCTACCTTGGCGGTGAATATGCCGATGCTGATGCCgagatctcgggttcgattcctgggtcgtctttttattgaagtCTCAatttactgcctccgtggcgcagtggtttaggtcgccacgccgataccactgcgtcgggagggttcgattcccacacggaacaattatttgtgcgatccacaaatcgACATAAGataaattcttagtgcgggagttgtctttaagaaaattattattgtgaatGACGTAATGAGGATTTTATCCACATACCTTTCCCTAcactttcaggtataacagACATGATGTTAAAcatatatgtaatatataaaatatgttatatatgTTAATTTCTAGACTCAAGTTTAACTGGCAAATCTGGGGTCTAATCTTCGGCTGTCTGCTGGTGGCTGGTGTCATGTCATACTTATCACTATCTACGAATCCGGCTGAACCGACTAGGAGATCAAACGATGTCAAGAGAAGCATGCAGACCACGTTGATAAGGGTCAAGTAAGTGGAGCATTTGATGATAAGGGACCTTTAAAAATGGTGtaactcattactgtctcaTTGCGGGGCACGGATCACCTTacgataaatatatttctatttgttaGAAGACAgatcccgcactaagaattgctctttggtcgtggggacttttacaaacaacggacaaataattgtcccgtgtgggaatcgaacccacgacctctcggcgtattggtatcggcgtggcgaccttaaccactgcgccacggagacattgattaaggtcgccacgccgatggTACGCACTAtgttaatatacatacataatataagtatctACTGTACCTAAAATAAAGAGACTAGAACGATTTCGTTTGCCTTTCCCCTCCACAACATGGGCTTTCCTATAGTAATTTAAGCATGATTCTTCGCTATCaaagaaagtaatatttttttctcatagtTCATAGAGCGTTATATATTTTCCAGGCGCAAGAACCATCCACACACATTCGTCTGCAAGGACAAGCTCTGTCAAAAAGTCTACCATCAGACTTCCGACACCACCTACGTATCTTTTAGCCGATGTGTCTTAGAATGTATGGGACCACAACTATGGCCTCATCCCATAGGCTTCACGTTTTTCACCAAACAAGTCATAGCTCTAGCTACTAACAAACTTGAATATAAATTCCAATCAGTCCCATCTGAAGCCGTGCATTCGTATTTAGCAGAAGCATTCAAGCTCTTTATAGCAAATCTAGCGGAATTAGAAAAAATCAGTTTACATCGCCTAGATGAAAATGACACAGATTTGTTTGTTAGAAAGATGAATATACAAATTGATGTGGAAAGCGACGCTGATCCTCGTATGAGGGTGAATACAGACGAGAGTTACAATTTACGACTTGAAGTTTTGAACAACCAAGTGGTGATCAGAATTGCCTCTCCTTCGTTCTGTGGGGTTAGACATGGTCTCGAAACACTAAGCCAGACTATTTTAGTCGATGAGACAACAGGATATTTAATAACTCTATCAAATATCATCATAAAAGACGCTCCAAGCTACAGATACAGAGGTCTGATGCTCGACACTGGAAGAAACTACATACCGGTCTCAGATATTTTAAGAACAATAGACGCAATGTCTACCTGCAAATTGAACACATTTCATTGGAGGATTTCCGATGTGACAAGTTTCCCTTTACTACTAGAAAAGGTTTCAATGCTTTTCGAATATGGAGCGTATAGCAGAAATCTAGTTTATACTAAAGAAGATGTAAAAGCGATTGTGAAACGAGCTGGAGTGCGAGGAATAAGGGTTTTGATTGAAGTAGCTGCTCCAGGGCCGGTTGGAAGGGCTTGGTCGTGGTCCACCGATGCGTCTTGCCCGACGAAAACAGAAAATTTCACTTGCAACAATATGCTTTGTCTCAGACTGTCAATGAGAGACACTATAATGAATATACtcgaaattatttatagagAAATAATTGAAATGACAAGAGTCGATGATGTTTTTCATTTGAGTGATAGTTTGTTTTCGATGGTGAATTGTTATTATTTGGAAGAGGAGAGGGAAGGGTTTCTGGAAAAGGCGTTGGCTAGGTTGAAAGTGGCTAATAAAGGTTTTGTACCTAAGTTGCCGATTGTGTGGTATACTGCGCATTTGTCGAAGGATTTTGAGGCGAGATCTTGGGATATGTAAGTAAATTATACCATATGTTAATATCCTAATTATCCGTAAATGATAAAATTCGTAAATTATGatagaatatttgttttcaaCATTTCGAGGCCAATTTCATGCTTACTCAATACTTAGATcctttttagttatttaaaacattctaAATACATCCCCGACCATTGTCTATCTTAGTTTAATATACAGAAATTCTAGCTTCCTTAAATTGTCAAAGAAAAATAGTTGAAGTTGGCAATCTGGCACGCCAACATCCGCTGCATCTTTAATTACGCAAAACTACTTTGCAGGATAAAAATGTTCTGAATAAAGATTATAGGGATTGTTCACAAAATATCACTATTTGCGGTGACCTGTAGTTTGATTTCCATCAGCCACTTGTTTCCATAAAAAAGATATACTTTGCCATAATTCCCTTCTCTTGTCTTCAGGATGGGAGTACAGTTATCTGAATGGCAGCAGAGTCCTTCAGATCAGTTCTTGAGTAGGTTCAAAGTGATACATTCAAGCAAATGGGACCTGTCTTGTGATATTAAGAAACAGAGGTGTAGGAAATACAGGTTAGTGTACTACTTTGAAATTCTACTAGCTTCACACTTTAGGCTGACTCCGAGTTTGTCCAAGTTCGAAGATTATCTGGGgtaaagtatattatgtaacaaacgtatatatataggtatgtaGATTATAAGCTACCTGCGTGtcaaatttcatctaaatataTTCAGTAGCTTTTGCGTGGAAAAGCAGTTTTTAGTCTTAAAAAGCACTGTTTAAAAAGTAAAGCATTAAGAgtagaaaaaaaagataaattaaaatgactttatgacaagatgtatgggtgtgaatgaagcaaaggtttgtaaggatcgtacaaagtggcgttccctgtctacccctataggaaaaaggcgtgattttatatatgtatgtaacattaCTTGTCGTagaatttacaaataaacaaaacatggACATAATGTTTTGATCAAATAGCCCTTCGGATTTACCAAGCATGATGCAACAAACCTAAACCAAATCCGtttcaaaaattaataattcatttatccatatcattaattatgtattatttctgATCTATAAAACATTTGTCACGTAGTTTTTCTCGTAAATCCTGAATCCGTATTGCAAAGACACTTCCTATGAGCTTTGAACAGGATTTCTTAGTATAGGATATATGTAGATtgtcgttttttttatatccggTCCGTTTGATATGTCCCGGATTCGATGCTTGGGTTGGTCACAGTGTCATTGGgtttttttcaaattctttGAAGGTCCGGAATATGTAAGGTGGCTTACTttgtatatctatttatttattttggttctagaaacataaatctatactaatattataaagctgaagagtttgtttgtttgtttgtttgtttgaacgcgctaatctcaggaactactggtccgatttgaaaaattctttcagttttagatagtccatttctcgaggaaggttataggttatatatatcatcacgctacgaccaataggagcagagtatcagtgaaaaatgttacaaaaacgggaaaaattatgattctcttatgtgacgcaggcgaagttgcgcgggtcagctagtacagtataaatatttatcataatgttGCAATTAAGAATTTTAGCTAACACCAATAGAGTTtctaataacttaattaattattaattatagtgcTCAAATGTGTGTTGTACGAGGGTACACTGTATATGTCATCACTCTCGTAAACCAGGTATATAATGACCGTAAATAGGTCAGACCTACTTACTAGCAGCTTAACCTAGTCTTTGAAAAACTTAGGTGAATGACATAatcagaaattatttttgattgagTTGGAAATCGAATTGCGACGCAAAATGGAACTTAAAGAACCTCAGAAATAAGTCTgcttaatttcaaatattatattattacaaaataatatccccaattcaatataaatgatataatcTATGACCATgctaaattttattgaaatcggTTCCGCCGTTTTGATCTGGAAGGAAACCAAGCAAACACACATcagtataaagtaaaaaaatacagttccCTAGCAACTAAAATAGACCTATATCAACCGGTTCGCACAAACAGCCGTTAGCGGTCACCCATCGATACTCTGACCTCGGCAAAGGTCGCTTACTCTCTTCCTTTGACGTCATACAGTTAGCTTTCGTACAACCTCGTATGATCGTTTAGCTTTCAATATAAAGTTGATCACCTTGCAATGAGTTCTATTGgtatagtaatatattaattacataaataattactaactgCTTCTGTGGTAGTGTGTGCGACTATTGAACGAGGTGTCGAGTTCGATTTCCGAGTCGGACAAAGTGGTGAATATTTTCTGTTACAATATTCTCTATGTTAGAACAGACTCCAAAAAgtctgttttaaattattatagaaaaaattataataaaattgttttaaagtatgtacataaaatcacgccttctcaTAGGTGTAGACAAAGACCAAAAAAGGCCACTTGGTACTCCTTTCAAACTTTCTTTGATTTTGATTAGACGTTAAATTACTTAACGACATagactttatattataaaaaaattacaactaaaGTTGCGGAAATAagcaagtaataataaatatatgtatataggtagTTTGAGTACACGCATACGAAATGTATACGTCGCAATGGGTAAAAAGGTCATCTTGTGCCCATCACGGGTCATGAAATATGACCTTATCTTCATTATCAGTACATTTCAGTGATTTACTTCATGTCTTAATGtaactattgttttatattaattattaatattacctatattttagtGACTAGTGTACCTCTCATGTAAGTGGTTGGCGGAAACCAACGCAACACACCAAACGGCCGGGTCCagactgagcgagcagcctcgcgaggcaatatctcggtcccgctcatttcgatctgaaagaaaaggGATGATGTCGTCCTGaccgatttcggctacggcggccagtttcattgaaaccaaccaactgtgcaggactttatttatagtggccaagtgtgtgcacaatacacaggtacactctcaggcgcaggaccgacggctttacgtgctctccgaggcacggaggtctaagacctcaacttTCCGACTccggcaatctctgagaatttttaaacaaaaatctcaGAAAAGGCTTTTTTAACGACtgcgctacagaggcagtcagaAAAGAGACcaagatattgcctcgcgaggctgctcgctcagtcagtACGCAACTATTGCTTTTtctagttatgtgtgtataatatatcagcttagccttttttccaactatgttggagtcggcttccagtctcaccggatgcagctgaatacttaattttacatttcatgAAGCGACTATCAggcctccacaacccagttacttaggttatatcacgatactcttcggtagcACGGGTTGTCAGACATTCAAGTTTCTGACTTATGTTAACAactgaagttatgtgtgtatatcGTTCCaacgttgaaggaaaacatcgtgatataACCTAGCAAGCAGCTTGAAACTTCTTTagaacaattcttgaaggtatgcagaGTCCCTAACCGGGATTTGCGTAGacgaaaatgttaaaaactatgtttttttttagaacaTGGCAAGAAATGTACTCATGGAAGTCTTGGCGAAACCTTGAAGTGTTCACCATAGAGGGAGGAGAGTCCATATTGTGGACAGATCTGGTCGATTCTAGTAAGTATATCctttaaaccatttaaaccatttatttttgttacacaaaataaaacttagcaTAACTTAGTATCTAGTCagtacattaaatttatatgtaacaaaGGGTTACAGCTCAGTGTACGCTGTGCTAAGCACAGCGCTGATTTTCAGAAAACTAAAAACCAGACACCTAGAAAGGAAGTCTGTCCTATACTAATTCACAAAACAGATAAATATTAAGTTCGGTTAAGTTAAGTTAACATGAGGAGCTTCTTCCTAGTTTCGGTTACTTGTTGATAAACgattgtgggttaagcaacccttggcgcatGTATTCTATGCACAGGtggccgcttagtggtatttagACTATTGGAAATTCCACCCCTTAGggggtgaaattccacgcgTAAAATGTCACGGTCGAAAAGctacaatagttatttattaattacttgctAACTATTTACCTGATACCTAAAACCAGGTTTAACAACTATTTATATGGCCAGATTGGGTTTTATAAGCTCCTGGAGATCCGTAAACCAGCCAAAAACTTAGTTTTTTCCACTAACAATCGTATATGGTAAATTGATAATATTCCAGTCTAAACtcaaaaacctaattaaaatgACTAATACGCAACCACAGTATAATTAAGCCGGGTCTTTCCCAAGGACCGTGGCAGGTAGCCCACAATGTGTGACTGTACCGGaagattgataaaataattgattttctgagaaatatcttatttaattGCATTTCTGGCGCTTACGTCTTTTcgggaataaaaaaaaacaacaaaaaaaagttgttGTTTTCTATTCTGACTAATTtgctgcctctgtggcgcggtcggtggTGAAGTGAATCCGAATGCTGACCACGATGTCCCgagttcaattcccgggtcggacaaagtgctaatggtctttttgtaatttctttctacccactgttgagtatagacCCTCAGTACGCCATTTATATAAGAACACCATTGCTAATCTCTATAGAAACCTGGAATTGGTGACGTACTGAAATAATTCAAacttcaaaatatcctttatttcgttaacttcgtacaaagtatttgaaatagtcataattatattgtattattttttgtggtaATAGGCTAGCCCCCTATTACAatgaactaacattgttaatggcgaaacgcgagTATATTTGATAAACCTCtatgtctacaccttcgggtatatcaggtgtgatattattatgtttatataattattttcacagGTAACCTTGACTATCATCTATGGCCACGTGCGGCTGCTGTAGCTGAAAGATTGTGGTCAGACATAGCTCTGAACGGCAGCGTGTCCGGCAATGTGTATATGAGACTGGATCATCAAAGGTACTTGAAATTGCTACTTATATTTATGGCTCTTTAACATACGTGTCGTGGGTTCGTAACCCACGCAGGATGAACATATACGTGTGCTAAGCATTAGTGTTTGTTCAGATTAGTGATtagatttagaaataaatattaagtcaGGGAAAGAGTCTTtcatattatagtatgtatgaacttgtaataaaatctctttggcttcaaaaatcacaaatgagtacacggttcattaggtttttttcagtgagctcgtgaggtacccaaatatcgagcttttttgtgtagcgaaaagattttattacaagttcttacatactttaatgcgaaaagactttttctccgacctaatatgtttgtttgttgttttatcatcaaaattatgaatataaattagaaagttTGCCTGTTTGTAATACATTTTCGACCGAGTTATTGGGGATGGGAAACTTGGGGGCAAGCATAAGCTATTGTTTTTCTAAAAGTGCTAAACCGATTTCCGTGAAATTCAGCATGGAGATAGTAGAAGACCTCGGACCTCTTTTTATCTCACGTGAGCTTCTTATCTGAAAATAGCGGCTATGTACAGggtgttgttatatttttaatcttgtgTTCACATATACAGCTGATAACTTTCATACGTTAAAAAGGCTCGAGCACGCATTTGTCACGCACTTTTATCTGTTCTTCACTGTGTATGATTGTTTATTtcgcactagctgacccgcgcaacttcgcttgcgacacataagagagaataggtcataattttccccgtgtttgtataatttttaactggtactctgctcctattggttgtagcgtgatgatatatagccttcctcaataaataggctatacaacaataaaataattctttaattttttttaattggcaccagtagttcctgagattagcgcgttaaaacaaacaaacaaacaaactctttagctttataatattagtatagattatacataCGCTGCAATGACCAGCGTTTTCAGATCAACTTTTTCGTGCAAGCCTAGTTTCACGGCTAACGTATAAGTTTCGGTTATAATAGgtaaagtaacagtaaaaaataactttaacccattaatgtctaactgctgggcaagggtctcctcctgtaatgaggaaggggttaggtcttgagtcacgctggccaactgctggggactttgcataccttcaggACTGTTCCAAAGAACGCTCAGGTATACAAGGTtgcttcacgatgttttccttcaccgttgaaacaagtgataattattttctaatacacacataacttggaaaagtcattggtgtgttgtctcgggttcgaaccgtctaCTGCCTCTACACTACTCGCGAAGTTAAACGAGGTTAGACGTATAGAATAATGTAGAGAAGCACTTCGGCTTAATTCGTCCGACTTTACCTCGCCTCGGCCGACTTCCGTTTGTTGGCTTTTGCGGCCGAGTCAAAGGGCATAAAGTTACCTACACGCTACACGAATGAGCACCTCGCGAAGTTGAACTAATGTGTAGTGCATCACatccacttgtgtgggaggtgccCTCATgccattcggctatcactgctaaaataatttcatagtgTATTTGTCTTCTCAGATGCCGTATGCTGGTGAAATTAGTGAAGGTGCAGCCAATATGGCCGATGTACTGCAGTTTCAACCCTCAACATTGCTTAAGACAGATAAAATCTCCATAATaaacagatatttaaaaattataatatatgatatgAGTTTTATTGTACTAGCTTCCGCCCGTTACTTCGTCCGAGTGAAAAGGTTtcacgtaataaaaaatatcctacgGGTGAATTTAcgttaatttcagttcaatcagactgaaatctaaaaaaaattatacaaactttGCCCCCTATTTTTTCATGCCTTATGCATTCCGAGCTACTCCGTATttccagtagtcagaagctagAAAAcctaacaaccagtcttaccgaggggtatcgtgctataacccgggtaactgggttgtggaggtccaataggcagtcgctcaatgtaaaatattttgtgactggaagccgactccaacatagttggaagaaaggctaggctgatatgtttaaggaaaaaaatcggtgaacacacataataaatacagtTCTGTTTTCTTCGAAATCGTTAATAAAATAGAGATAAagtatgcaaaaaaaatatttttgaaaatcaagGCCAATGTCTAGATAAAATTGCAATTAACCAGTTACCATATCTTTCTATATAGGTTAAAATTCGGCCATCGATCTTtgcaatctttaaaaataaaagcctgTAAGTTACATGAAACTTTATTGGTCGTGACACGATAACCCCGTGATTAAACCTACGTACtacaaagaaacaaattatttataacaatcattacatttaattataacaaatagagataaatgtattaacacttatcaaaattatattccGTGTTATGTTTTGGTGTTATGACATCAGTATTGTGAAATACTATtgctataatttataatactaaacCATGCAAAATAAGAATACTTTCTTTTAAGCCCTTTGCCAGTCacaaatatagcgtcgtgagcacgttctgatttgtcgagtaaagccgaccgtggcggtgaAAGGGTTAAAAAAGGCTTATATAGAAACTGACTAAGTTGATTGTATgttcgtgcctcggagagcacgtaaagccgtcggtcctgcgcctgacctctcactggtcgtgtcggttatccgtcccaccacactatgagagtgatggaatagagagtgtatctacctacacttggacactataaacaaagtcctgcacagatggccagtttcaatgaaactgatcGCCGTAGCCGTACAtcgacattattattatgttcgtaaaagtctcCGTGACACTAGAGCAATTCTCAATGTGGGAGTttgtctttaaaacaaaagaataccTTTGACTGTTTCACATAGATGTTACCAGGTACTTCCAAAAGAATTCACCAAAGTACCAACAAAGCATATTATGAAGCCGACTACAAATTCAGAGACGACGACGATCAGTCGCCAGCGGAACTTCCCGGAGCCAGGGTACGGCCAGTCCATCAGCAGCCTGATGATGGCTGGGTACACGAAGGTGAGTAGAGGCACGTATAGGCAGCCAAGCTGAAAGTGGAAAATAAACACAGTAGAGTCAGCTGCAAAattagctgatcatactcaatctttggAAACCCTAtaatactgaagtgtgcacattattccacaacaaaatcaagaagaatgagttagaattaaacatttcaatcaatggcaaatgtttttgcatggaataatgtgcacatctatactaacattataaagctgatgagtttgtttgtttgtttgtttgtttgtctgaacgcgctaatctcgggaactactggtccgatttgaaaaattctttcagtgttagatagcctatttatcgaggaaggctataggctatataacatcacgctacgaccaataggagcagagtaccagtgcaaaatgttacaaaaacggagaaaattttgtgacgcaagcgaagttgcgcgggtcagctagttcagtatatagggtttcaaaagattgagtatgatcattgatcagctacttttgaaGCTGACTGTACTATGTTATCAacgaaattatattagtaatatttattgaagtttaaaattaactgaaatgacataacattataacaatttGACTTTCttcgtggcgtagtggttaaggtggttaCCACGCAGCTTCCAGTGTGTCGGGAGGTCAAGGGTTCGGTCTCcatacggaacaaatatttgcgtcATCAGCAAATAATTGCTTTGCGTTTGACGAGAATACGAATACTAATCTCATCCAAAAATATAGTCTAAACCAATTTACAGAAGCTATGTCTAAACTACTTCTTAAAAgtctttttcaacaaaataccAATGAACAATTACTTACAAAACTAACAATCCTGCTGCCGTGCCTCATTATGTACATCACAAGCGTGATGGCCAGGACATTGATGGTTCTGTACACCCTTTCCCAGAACCACAGGTAGTGGGAGTTGGTGTGGAGTCTCTTCAGATAGTACCACTGAACGTCGAAACCGAAGTGAAACGCTTGCACGTAGGTCAGGTAGAGGAAGATGGTGACGAAGACTTGGGTCTGCATTGGTAGACTGAAATATAGACAGATTTCTGTTTAAGGACAAAGTTaattatgctttatttcataaactttaacaagtattctgcctccgaggcgcagtggtttaggtcgctaggccgctaccattgcgtgggttcgattcccacacggagcaattatttgtgcgctccacaaataattgtttcaggtctggttgtactttgtgtccgttggttgtgtgtttgtaaaagtccccgcgacacaaaaacTTGCTAGTTAATGCTTCGagcagaaaaaaaatctttctcgCGCGCATTTCCcgaaaatatttactataaaaatgttcACTCAGTGACAATTTGTTGAAAATTATGAAGCAATTCTGATGTTTGGCTTTGCAATTGTAATTTACGTCccactcaaatatttttatggagtCGAGGTCGCAAATTAGCACTACGATAATGCGAACTTTAGTACTTGTTTTTTGaacatatgtaataatataataattaatcatacaAACATTGATATCTTAATGACGCGGACTATTCAATTCGAGTTCAAAACCTCTTGACTTTTTCAAGATAAACTAATTTTGTCATTTGCTTTAATAGAAggaaaaaatacagttttaggTGCCGACTTTAGGCTTTGTCCTTGTGCCTAAGGAAGAAGAGGTCATGGCGTCACTTAAAACCCTAAAACTTGAGAGTTGCGTAACTTTGACAATCTCTCTGGCTCTCTTTCTTTCTATGATGCTGTCAGTAGCGTTCGTCGGCTGAGTAAGTACACACATACACGATGTTTTATGAGACTCAGCACAGCGACGCTGACGTGCACTCCCGATTTTTACCGATGAAAAACTCGACCGACTTACGCCGCTGTATCAGTGTAGCATGAGGGGACGCCTAAAACAAATTCTGGTACCACCATTGCTTAAGTGGAAAGAggttaaatatttcaaatatgatGATATATACTCACTGGGTCCAAGGAAACTGTACGAAGATAGGCGCTACAGGCTTGACACGGAAGCCGAAATACCCAAATATGCCCACAGTTAGCAGCACTGTAGTTGCAAATATGTATGCTGAAATAAAgacaattattaaaaactttgaatGGGTATGTTTTTAAGTGGTAACATTGCCCAATTCAGCATTTTCTCACTCTGaagcaaatatataatataggtTTGTTTGTAAGAGGTCACCTCATGATTGAAAGCCACTTTATTATGGATTCAGCTCTCCTTTTCCTTTCATCAAATACACCAACagtcattttttaaaaatctggGTACTACAGTCAATTGGATTAGAAGCTAGACCTTCCAATCGTCTCTCACCTGACAAAATCTCTTTACGATGTCGAATATTTCcttataaagaaaactttacaaaaatcaaCTTACACCCAAGAACCACATACGGAAACTTCTTAGGTTCAGTCATATGGTTTTCTATGCCCAGAGCCACGGTGATACCTTCGAGGGAATACACACACATCCCCAGACATTGGCACAGTCCGCCAAAACTCCTGAACTTGGTGAAATCGTCTGCTGTTATTGGGTTCTTCGATCCGAAGTATACTATCACTCCTGTGGCTAACActgaaataagtaaattaaaataaatcactgtcccactgctgggcaagggtcttctgccgtaatgagggaggggttcgGCCTTGAGTCTACTAATTCTGAAAATTTTGCCAATTTTCCAAAGAGTTTACAAATTTTGTTCATTAAAATTGTCAAGAAATGTTCACTGATTGTCAGACATCTTTGTCTCAGGGAGCATTTGAGGCTATCACCCCTGCGCagatttcaagaaaataaatatcatcttTGGGTGCATCGTAAACTGGCTTAAGCATTAGGCTATCTAACCCTATCAGaaaaagatgttttaaatattttgtattatcaGCTTAGccattcttccaactatgtaagagttggcttccagtctttCCGGATGAACTGTATACCAGTAATTTACAAGCGACTACgt from Anticarsia gemmatalis isolate Benzon Research Colony breed Stoneville strain chromosome 26, ilAntGemm2 primary, whole genome shotgun sequence harbors:
- the LOC142984296 gene encoding uncharacterized protein LOC142984296, producing MQTQVFVTIFLYLTYVQAFHFGFDVQWYYLKRLHTNSHYLWFWERVYRTINVLAITLVMYIMRHGSRIVSFLGCLYVPLLTFVYPAIIRLLMDWPYPGSGKFRWRLIVVVSEFVVGFIICFVGTLVNSFGSTW
- the LOC142984062 gene encoding putative beta-hexosaminidase fdl; the protein is MAESATKKYSLKTATKLSTSRLTFLEFLVFSENSKILCFDPNHKSLFQLPFQLNHCVHPKAPVTRLNERSLVHVINKYYQDICADDVERAFLAADDVEPYLKYKYPLLRLKYICDRQDYFKKQYVLTSLTLYHCCVSSINGKVDNDICAHLDKGEQELVLKFCEHLTDMEITCNNVECAIKYTCEEVKLMTPRRRLIKRVPEKSISTVSEESAIPSDSTLKQSSTNSLTSDPSQKRSIKFKSSITILPAAATDPSSLSELAFQVHYGAQADLSEHKKIDHANTQINLEGLDRAPQRDFIVQSNSSELAGNRRKVSHRVTQTSATNCQPECACTRCSPMGASCGDPGGTMAKCVKSPDLPSRELKVEPLREKLKFNWQIWGLIFGCLLVAGVMSYLSLSTNPAEPTRRSNDVKRSMQTTLIRVKRKNHPHTFVCKDKLCQKVYHQTSDTTYVSFSRCVLECMGPQLWPHPIGFTFFTKQVIALATNKLEYKFQSVPSEAVHSYLAEAFKLFIANLAELEKISLHRLDENDTDLFVRKMNIQIDVESDADPRMRVNTDESYNLRLEVLNNQVVIRIASPSFCGVRHGLETLSQTILVDETTGYLITLSNIIIKDAPSYRYRGLMLDTGRNYIPVSDILRTIDAMSTCKLNTFHWRISDVTSFPLLLEKVSMLFEYGAYSRNLVYTKEDVKAIVKRAGVRGIRVLIEVAAPGPVGRAWSWSTDASCPTKTENFTCNNMLCLRLSMRDTIMNILEIIYREIIEMTRVDDVFHLSDSLFSMVNCYYLEEEREGFLEKALARLKVANKGFVPKLPIVWYTAHLSKDFEARSWDMMGVQLSEWQQSPSDQFLSRFKVIHSSKWDLSCDIKKQRCRKYRTWQEMYSWKSWRNLEVFTIEGGESILWTDLVDSSNLDYHLWPRAAAVAERLWSDIALNGSVSGNVYMRLDHQRCRMLVKLVKVQPIWPMYCSFNPQHCLRQIKSP